TTACAGCTCATGGTAAACTGGAAAAGGCTATTGTTGAGCATTTGTTAGAAATTaaagaataacaatgaaaattgggGAAGACCTTGAAAGTCACTAACTTCCGTTTTATCGATCGTCACTTTTATGTTTTGACAGTAGAAAAAAATTAggaatgacaaaattaaaagaaagaagAAATAAAACGTCATTACGGCAGTAACAAATGTTAGATATTTGATAGATGACACATTATGCAACTTTCGATGGAATCATGATGCTTATTAACAAACAGTATCATCAACACAAAGTCTTGCTTAAATATATCGCGGTATTGAGACTTGATTGGACAAAACTGCAGATTGTCTTATTCGATCAGAAACTACATTGGCTAATAACGCCAATGACAACatttacaaacaataaaaacaaataaaaaaatagagaatCAATAACAGATGTTTCATGCAACCGAAGAAGAGTGAGAGTTATGATTGAAAAAGATGCCCTTTTCTTATATTGctctatttgttttattcaatcatggtatctatgatgagtttatcaacAAAAAGAGCTGTATAGGATTACCCtctgttttatgttatttttgttatacaaCTTAAAATAAGTAGTTGCTTGTTGGTTTAAATAACTATATAGGTCAAATTAGAATTGCGAATGGATTACTGCTTAATATATTTAGTAGATGAATCCCATTTTAAATGAGTACGTATTCATCATCCAAATTTAGTAACAGATGAATCGATAATTGAACGTCGACAATTCTAAGCGTTTTAGGATCATATGAAGCTGAGCTGAGATGTTTTAAGTTAACTTGAGTCATAGAGCTCCAAATTATCAATTGTCTACTGACTGACAGTCAAAGTCAGTATTTTTGTTCTTACAAAATGTATACCGTCTGTAtttagaaacttaaaaaaaaatacatagaagtTTTATGTTCATGATAGTACATACCACTGCCCTATCTTAAGAATCTTGACTTTTGTGTAGCTTTGGGGTTAAAACTACAGCGCACATGAGATACATAGTTGATTAAGTAATCATATGTATAAGAGCAAAATGAAACCAGCCAAAACACGGTATTGCTTATGTCAGAGTTTTCAACTTAATTTGTCATTTCATTAACATCTTATTATCAATTAGTTTAAACATTCTTTACAAAAGTGAACAATTACACTCTATAATTAAAATTAGTTAAATgtattgaacaaaacaaaaggGATTTGAATACCTATAACATTGAGTTAGAGACTATGCAAATCAATTAGGAATATAGTAACGGGTATACCTAGCCAATTCGGTAAAACATTTAACCGTTTCTCATTCAAGACAAGCTATGAAATATTGATGTAAGTAATGGTTATCTGTATTGTTAACGTTAATTAAATAGGACCATGTCAATTTCTATTTTGATTAAGCATTTAAAAAGCTTTCAGAATAATTTTGAGTTATATAGCCTCGTGAGTCATTTATACAATGGGAAAATTATAACTGAAAAGGATGGGAaatgtcaaattcctgacttggtactgacGTTTCTTATTTAGAATCTGgatttatagctaactaaacctattaggtgtatgacagtcgtatataatttcattatattgacaaagatgtgtgaaaaaaaacccaacagacTAATAggtaaaaaattttaaaaattgatttcaaTCATAAGGTTCAATCTCTACAGTCTCTATTCTTACCCGACACCCAAATccatcaattttattttagatgTTTATTATCTACATGTCAACCATTGCTTATAGATatagtaaaaatgaaaataagagcaGTTTTGgtatggctaaaaatagacaaGATCACCgccgataaaaaaaaataagataacacAAATACCGATATcgaaagaaaaattcaaaaacagaatttccataatcaaatggccaaatcaaaagcccaaacaaatcaaacaaatggatacaAATGTCATATAAAGGACACTTACAATAAAAATAGATCAACAAATTGTAGTCAAATTGATTAGAAAAAGTAAAGTTTTTAATAAAATCTTGACTGTTTTTATGTTTGACGTGTTTATCAGTTAATGCAACAAGTCTTCATGTTTTGAAGGATGAAAAAAACTGATTTAAAAGTCGAAACACCGATGGACCCACATGTTTTCACAAAAAATCAAGACCGGGTTGGTTAATCGGATATAGCTTTTTCTGCTATGCATGCATAACCCGCCATGCTAATTCATACTCAGTCAAACACATTTACACAATCGGCTAAAAATACATATAAGCCATTACTGTTTCTTCAGTTGTGAACTCGTAAAAAACATGTCACTAGTAAATTTAGAAAGAGCTACATGTTTGACGGTGACTATAACAATTAAGAAGGGTAAGTTCTAATTATTCTTCCTTATAGCTATTTTCCATTACTTTTTTGTTGGAGAGCGGTTAAGATACTCCAGCATGTAGTAGTAGACAACTTGAAATTCATTGTTTAGAATAGTTTAAGTACATTATTCTACTGAGAATATAATTGATTCAATATAGTTGATTAAATTAACAGTGGTAGTAATTCGAATTAAGTTTGAATATGTGACAGGTTCCCTTATTGGTTCTTAAAgcattttcattaaaataaggAGAACGATATCCCCTTATCTATAAATCGACGTTGAGTTTTTCTGAGAATATACATGAACATAGCAACAGTAGTAGTAGTTCGAATTGAGTTTTAACAAGTGAAAAGTTTTCTCAATAATTCTTTAAacgtttttgttaaaaaaaaaaaaaaaacgatatccCCTTATATTTGAATCAACAGAGTAAAAAAAGTCATGAATAGATAAAGTATTTCTTTTCTCTAGAAAGTTGAGATAATAGTAAAAACAGTAAGCCATTCATTATCATTAATAGAATTtcataatttgattaaaaacaaacatgcatatggaaataaaacataattaCCTACTTTATTAGGCAAAACTTACAATAATATGACATaataatacagaatttaaaaCATGTAATCAATAGACATTAATGATTGTGCTGTAAATGTATTCGTTGACTTTATTTCACCCGTTAAAAAAAAACTCGGAACAAACATATAGGCTGTACACTTCTTTGcgaaaaaataatcaaaatcatttgaaaaaaaaatgaaaaattataattgtTAAATGAAATAAACGAACTAGTTTTCCTGCATTCGATCACGTATACTCAATATAGTATTGTTTCGATATGTATTTTAGACATGTGAAGCTTTCTGTTACATATATTGTCACCATCTACCACACCGCAGGAGATCAACATTAAAATATGGAGTGTGgcatggttgccaatgagacaattatccacaagcATCCATATGACATGTATTTAAGCAACTCTTTATATTGTTTTAACCTTTATTATTTACACATAagcaaagtaattaacttttaaaaacattatatacattttaaacgtGAATCATATAACGATTAAAAATCTTTACAACTTACAATGTCGTTCATTTTTAGCTGTTTCTAACAGGTAAAAAAGGACAGTTATTTGAATGAATGTTATTCGGAACATCTCGGAATCCATTCATTGTTATATATGAATAGAGTTTGTTTACTTACCTTTTCTGTGTACTGAGTTCATTGTTTTTCTTAAGCAAATTTTACTGCAGGAATCGAACAAGGCTGATTAAATCACTCATGATTATGGATCCAAATACAATAACTATAATAACAATTCCAATATAACCTATATTTTTAGCACTAGGGCGACTGTCTGTTGCACAAGAAAGTTTACGAACGTAAGAACTTGTCTCCTTTTTATCAATTTGTAAGACTGCCTTTAATTGTTCTAGTCTAGCATCTAATGTTTCTATAGTAACAGTTCCATTTCCAAACATGCATGGACAGTCGTAACTACAAACATCAACTGGACTTTCACTAAAACGACTGAAAGTTGTATTTGTATATAATGTTGTTGAAATTGTTACATTAGCAGTTGTCATTTCTGTTTTCTCTGATGTTGTTGATTCGAGATATGTTAAAAACTTCAAGTTAGACGAAGAACTACCAGACATGGTATATCCTTTTGATGATGTTGATAACTGATTTGATGGAATGATTGATGTTTCTGTGGAATAATTTATTGATGATTTGGTTGATgtgttttcttttgttgatgaTGTTGTTTTGTGGGTTGGCAATAATGTTTTTACTTTCGTTTTAAATGTTGTTGTATCTTCCGAAGTTAATGGTACCGTTTTTTCCGCTTTAAAGGTTTTTATTTCTTCCGTCGTTGATGTTGTTGATTTTTCCGTTGTTAATATTGCTGTTTCATCTGTTAATTTTGTTGTATCGTCAGTTGTTAATGATGTTATTTCTTGCGTTGTTAATGTTGTTGTGTCTTCTTTTGTTGATGATGTTGTTTCTTCTACTGTTTTTGATCCTTCGTTTGACAGTGTTGTTGTTTTGTCTGCTTTTGTCATTGT
The window above is part of the Mytilus edulis chromosome 6, xbMytEdul2.2, whole genome shotgun sequence genome. Proteins encoded here:
- the LOC139526621 gene encoding salivary glue protein Sgs-3-like — protein: MKSSIVTENEPSITTDINTVVASCLPTTTSTVESTNVPVTTTVSTHKEQLTTYLTPEKNKYSTTVSTIPLLTSIMLGGISSITTDSYTTPFDYTTPTTSNKITTMTKADKTTTLSNEGSKTVEETTSSTKEDTTTLTTQEITSLTTDDTTKLTDETAILTTEKSTTSTTEEIKTFKAEKTVPLTSEDTTTFKTKVKTLLPTHKTTSSTKENTSTKSSINYSTETSIIPSNQLSTSSKGYTMSGSSSSNLKFLTYLESTTSEKTEMTTANVTISTTLYTNTTFSRFSESPVDVCSYDCPCMFGNGTVTIETLDARLEQLKAVLQIDKKETSSYVRKLSCATDSRPSAKNIGYIGIVIIVIVFGSIIMSDLISLVRFLQ